GATGAGCGACTAAAGCAATAATCATGATTTAAACTACCGCTGTAACAGAAGTACTCCAGCTTAACTCCACAGATCACAAACTCTGTATCCACGTTGTGGCGGTAACAGATTCCAATATTCTTGATACACATCTCTTTTATGGTTAAATTTTTAAGCCTGGAACCAGAGATACAGACGGCCTTGACATTGTCCCAGCAGCAACCGATTAAATTCAATTCCTCCAGCACTGGGCAACCAGACAGGAGCGTCTTTGCTGAATAATCGTCTGGAAATCTAACACGCCTGAGAGTCAAGATTTTGAGACTTGAAAAGCAAACAGAAGAAGGAACCCTGAGATCGTATATCTCATTCAGCTGTCCAATTTTTAACTGCAGTAGTGATTTACAAGTAAATACGCAACAAGGCAGCACGAGTGGCTCTCTAATTTCCCAAAAACGAAGATCTAACTCTTGAACCTTATGCTTCACTGCAGTGGATACCCAACTACTAATGCGAGACGAATCATATCGAACACCACACTCCAGAAAGAATTTTGTTATGGCAGAGGACTCACGAAGCAAAAGAACCCTCTCCACAAAATTCACAAAGAGTGCCCTATCATCCTGTGCCTCTTCTCTGAATTCAAGATTTGAGATGGACATCCACTGGTGTTGCCATATCTTTGCTAACACGCTAGTTTTCACAGCATCTTTTGTGGGAAGATAAGATAGGATGAGCCCGAGAAGTGCATCTCCTAGATCAGTGATGCTACGTTCATCCTCATCGATTTTATCAACTATGCTGAGCTTTGGCCTTTCGGCATTGTGTATTGCAGAGCTTAAATCCATGAAGTGATGGTTTCCTTAAGGAACACTAGACATTGTCAGATTTCATATGACATACAAGGAAATTATAGGGAGGGAGACAAGCATTCAATCCATATGCAAATGCCACAGCAAGAAAGTAATAGGCAGTGAGACGTGCGTCTAATCCCTAATACACTATTTGACTAGCAGAACACATCccgttttaagattttttttaggaCCGAAGCTCTTAGACACAAAACCACATTTGAAGTAAGATTTCTACAAAACTCCGATCAAAATTTCTTCTTTCACCCATTTTTGCCTTTAGAATCCAAGCAACAAAAATTAGAGACACAAAAAACGTGACTTGCCCTTCaccaatatttttcatcatgCACTTTTTCACAAAGTTTACCTAAATAATCTTAAACTACATCTAAATCCATATCATAAtacacatatttttttcttttcctttaacaACTGAGATAAATTCAGACTTTAATCGAACAAAGGGTGCAAGGGTTCGTGAATTTCAGGAACGCAATAGAGAGAGAGGCGCGGGACTGACCAAAGAAGTTTGATGGCGGCGGAAGCGCGGCGCAGTGAAGGGGCAGAGAGAGGGAAATACAAAGGAAAAGGGAAGGCTCGGTTGAATGCTATGTGAgctataaaaaagaaatcattcgATAATTAGGCTTCGCGGTGAAATCGGGACGATCAGAGTTCTTCGGAGGTTGGACTTCGCTGCCTATCGCCGTATCTTTTATCATTTGAGAAACATTTCAAATCGGATGGGTGTGTAGTTCTATTTTACACTGTCCAATAAAAATCGGACTCATAACTAGAAATCTATGTTATTTACAGTAGAACCAATCAGAGGAAATAATTTCTCAACCTTTcagtctctctttctcttgaagCCTTTTCTCTCTCGTTCCCTTTCTTCCCCAGgctttcctctctctttccgtcagtctctctctcatattaAACCTGAGCCAGTATTACTGTCATCAATGAAAAGTAACACACTTATCAAACGAAAATCACAACAAACAGGCAGATAGCTCTCTGTTTTTGCTCTATTCTTCCCACTgcttcctcttttattttttttgattgatttatttctctctctttattttttttttgttgtcgtCGGGTTTCTGATGGAGAAGCAAAAGTGTTAAGTTATGCTCGAGGGGCTTTTCCAATGGCAGATCTTTGGGAGTCGCATGAGGTATCGCATGCTGAATCTTCCAATTTCTGCAAAACCAGAGGAAACACCATTTTCACCAGTAGCACCGCCACAGCCACCGCACGATCAGCCTGAGAGGTGAGAAAGAGAGTTTCGGCTTGAGAGAGAACCGACTACGATGGAGccagaaagagagggagagcaACTGAGGGGTGAGAGAGTCGAAAATCAGGCATTTcggcttgaggagagagagagatgtggcAGTGTATGGTGTTTGTTTACCTGCAGCGattttaattttccatttgTTAAAAGATATACATGTCACAAATGGTGTAAATTCTCTCTATTAACAATTTAACACTCATCCGGCCCCAGGACCTTTCTTATCATTTTTcgactttcaaaacttaaaaaaaaaaagtcattacCTTTTCGCCGCCATGAAGCGGGAGCTCGATTGTTCGTGCTTATATGAGTTGTTAATTTTTCAGATATTGGATAGATTATAAAGAGtcagcatctctctctctctcaggcaATCATGCAAACATCCCAGAAATTCCTTCCTCACTCGATCGTTAGCTTGCACTTCAACATTAAGGATAAATAAGCTCAAAGAATAATACTACGCACAATCGTAAAATACGTAAACGtcgtgtaatcattttaaaaaaatatgaagtctattattaaaaaattaatttctttttatataagtcttatatttatttatttttttcagagcGACTGCACAACGtttatacactcacgactgcaagtatcatttctctaagcTCAAAACATTTCTTAGCCATTGAactttctcccactctaaaatGTTTATACTTTTATGCAAACCAAGTGTTGTTCTAGagattgtaaaaaataaagcaatttgaaaataattaattttttaataatagatcttactttttttttttaaaaaaaatataacatatttgcaCGCTTTAAGACTATATCTAGTGTTAACCCTTTAGAAAAATTGCTTTGTTAGTTTGCCAAAACTAAATGCTGTTCTACAGATTTTGTCTCGCTCTCTTCCATATTATtcttatatgagatgaaatattgcTTATCTAATTCACgactgatttttatttatttttattttttataagtataattCACAACTGTATTTCACTGAAGTGAAATGGGAATGATTGGGGTTAGTTGTGGCCCTGATGCATGACCCGCACAAGATAGTAGACTTGTATGGATATAAAATCAAGCTTTCCAATAACTTGAGCAGATCACAAGCTTTAACATTTTGCAGTTATCTAAAGTAGACTTGGATTGATATAAAATCAAGCTTTAACATTTTGCAGTTATCTAAAGTAGTCGTTGGAAAATTGTGCTAGAAGGCATCTACATATCTGACACAGTACTAGGGATTGGCAGATTGTGCTTTCTGGGAAACTTGCATACCTATTTTGAATGTATCTCCTTGTGTGCAATAAAGGAGAGAACAACATTCCATACAAGAGCAACAAAATTAGCAGCGAGGACCTGAAATTGCTGGGGGACAAATCGGAAGTTGAGAAATTGGAAAGGTATCCACAACTTCCAATTTGCAAGAACAGCAGCCAACCACTCCTACAAAATgacaaataatttaagatacAAAAGAAACTGCAAAAAATCCTGCCAATTAATTCTTTCTAAAGATCATATCAATAAATGCCTTTCAAATTTAAACCACCTGCTGAAGCTTTGGAATGACTTGTGATGGCCTTCCTTCAAGCGTCACCAGCGTAGCTAAGAAAACTCCGATAAATATAGGAGAAAAGAGGAACTGCAATATTATCGTCTTACATTCAGATACCAAAGAAAAAACATGATGCCAAGTGACCTAAAAATTATTCTACGTAGGTCACCTGATCTAGTAAGAGCCGCAAGAAAGCACCAGATGCTCCAGGCAATGTTACCAATCTACTCAAATAGAAATACCTAAAGATACATCAAATTGTGAGAAAGAATGAAGATGGAATAATGAAACTAAATAGAAGccagaaatgatatatatatatatatatatatattcaacattcaTATTAatctttgggttttttttttttaattttttacagtGCACATACTCTTCGTTACAGACCATCCTTGTATTTTGATAACCCAAAGGCATATCCaggaatagaaagaaaaatataatttcaaagaGTTTTTCTATAAAAAGCCGCTTAAGATGGTGAAGTGGGAAACCTTGACTGGGTAGAATGTATGTACATGAAAACTACATGAACTACTAAAGAAACTTTAAAGACACTACTTTTCTGTAAGTAAGGAGACGATGGAAAATGCAAAAGAAATCATACCAATCTTTGTTAAATCATTGCACCATAATAACATATTAGgtgaaaataacaataaaagttGGCATTGCTATATGTCCAATTTCCAGGCACCCAGAGGCATGGACTCTGAAGCATTACCAGAAATGCAATGTGGGACCCACTAGCACCAGACCCAACAGAGTAAACAGGAAGGTCCTTTTCCAGTCTAGCGATGGCACTTGATCAATCACAACCTGATGCACATAAGTTCATGTTAAATCTTTGCAACATGAAGTTGGAAAATAAAACTGAAAGCAGCAATTTTTAACATTGTAATATAACTGATCTGTGTTGACAACAGCAAACGCCACTGTAACTCCACTGTACCAAGTTTTACAGTCAGCAAACCCCACAACCCCCCATCTTTTCCAGCTTAGCGGGAGTAAAAGATAGGACTGTAAATGTCATGAAAAGGCGAGAACGATGGAAGACATACAACATACATCCTGCGGTTTGACTAGTCCATTAATTCAGCAGCTCCATAACATAGAAATCCCTCTTACTGTTACTTTCATCCAGGACGTGGCATCCTAGACTCATTTTAGGCAGTTACGAAAGCTAAACTGAAAGTTTCTGTCCTAACTTCTAGTTGGATAATTAGGAAGATATGAGTACAGAAAGTCGTTAATCTTTAAAAAACCTCACAAAGAAATACCAGAAATCTATAGTTTTGGTTGAAAGTGTACCTGACAGATTAAATCTccaattaaagttaaaagtgcAGATGTCAGAGCTTTTGTTGACACAGGATACTTTGCAAGAAGAGCCAAATACCTGTAACGTGAAGTTCATGTTGGAATTAAAGAATGTGGACCATACCGGAAAGCCCAAGTATAAAGGATAAGGCACCGAATGATCAGCACAAAACTCTACTTAGATCTTACTCTGTATGAAAACTAGCAAACAAACCTGACGAGAAAAAACAATAGGAGcattcaataaaattactagtctaaaaaatatgtatacttATCACACCATATAACGTGAACATCTTGTTACAAGTAGTCTGCTAATACTAGCTCACTAAGTATTGTATATTTGCCACCacttcatctcaattcattggTCACCTCCTAAggaatttctctttttcttctgccaaaaaaaaaaaactcctttgCAGGTGACAGGTGAATTGAGGATCTTCAACTTTCATTCTGAACTATTACCTTGGCGAGGGAAGGGATAGGGAAAAAACCAGGGAAGTTTGAAATGGAAAcagaaggagaggaagagagaaaatcaaGCGGGCTGCGAgcagttaaagaaaaaaattgaggttCTTTTGAGTTGTAGAATCACTTTTGTAGAACTGCTTTGAAAATGTGGCATTTCCCTAATTTGTAAAAAGtagtagtttttgttttgatgctTGTAAAAGTTATTATGATCTTTGTGGTAATAACcagattatttttcaaaattttttaaaatgtttcaaaagaatttaaaatttcaaaccaaacataCCCAAGTAGTTTTGAAATCAATGAGAAAAGGCTGCAGGAATTCCCGGAGGCAAGGTGAACAAAAGGTTCAAAGGACTAGCAAGTTTATAAACGTATAACTTGAGTTTCCCATAAAAAGGATAAAGTCTTCAGCACGGGCTCGTATGAAAAGACGAAATCATTGTGGCTATACAGCAGGAGTAGATATTTAATACTCCTAATGAAAGAAAGATACAGGATAGCTCAGAATTTTGCTCAACGCTACATTACCAAGATAGTAAGGGCAAGTTATTTCCACCGTCACCGTCACTGCCATCACCACCCCCACCACCTTCACCTCTCCCACGAGAATTTCCATCACCAGAACCCCCATATCCACCTGTTCCAACCGACACGCCATCCGGGACTGCTGAAACCCAAAAATGAGCAAAACCCAGCTGCCTGAATCCCATTTCAGAAAGACCCACATTCTTCAACAAAGATCCATGACCAAACCTCGACGGATAAGAGTAAGACTGGCACGAAGCACAGCCCCGAGACCCGCTCATCTGGACTGGGTTTATGGGAACCCGGTTAAGGTGGCCGGAAAGCGTAGTGGGTCTACGAGAAAACCCCACGAAACGGTGCAGGAGTGGGGCTTTGAAGGTAAGCGTTACTGAGTCTGGAACCATATTTGCTCTGAAGAAACGGGTGTTTGGGTTTTGGGGAAGCGTGGGGTTTGAGGTTTTGAAGAAAGTTTGGCTTTGCTGTGGACCGACCACTGCAGCAAGCATGGGCtcgttttgaaaattgaaacgGTGTGGCGCTGAGCTCTAACCCGATCTTTCCGTTGCCTGGACCGTGGGTCGATGCATAGGTGAACGGTGAACCGCTCCGGTTCGGATGCTAAAATATAGATGAATGAATAATTATAGAGCCAGACTGCCAGAGACATCAGTATGCttggttaaaatatattttcgaGAATGTTtgagggttttttttaaatatattttttattaggttttttttttaaaatagactgGAGAATAAattcttcattatttattattattattatttttttttatcgagtACCCTcctcttttaattaaaaaaaaaaaaaaaacttgtaacgATTGGGTATTATTTCGCAATCTTTTACGGAAAAGAAGCTGCACAACTAATTCCTACAACTCCATTAACTGATAAATGATTGGCCTCGTATGTTTTTATagttcattttatcttaattcatatgattttatctcattattataatttttttaaattttcatataaaataaaataaataattcaactttttcaaatcttaaaataaaaaatattataataatattttattcaactttttaactttaatctcaactcatctcatctgcaaaaacaaacaaggtaATCTCATACAAAATTCATTAATCGCAGAATCATCACGAGAATGAATTACAAAACGCAACTGTAAAGTAATAAGATCTCCAATAGTTGCAGAGCATTGTATAAACCAACTACACCAAATTAGTATTTTTGTATCAATACTCCAAAAATAAGCTACTTCCACGTCCTCCAACTCGAACCACCAAAGTCTTCAATGACTCCTGAATCTCTAGTCCAAAGGGTAGGTTTACTGTAATACCTGGAAAAATGTTAACGAGATCTAGTTAGTCAACCCagtaaggaaaaaagaaatggatCCGAATGTGAATTCAAGCTCTTgtattgcttcttttttttcttgtatcacactctttttttctcctattgCTTCTTTTACTATTACATCAGGTATACAACCTTACATTGCTTGAACTGTCCTCTCATTGCTGAggttcttgtaattttttttttttttttttttccatcaacGATCATTCTGATGACCCAGATCCATTTTCTCTCCCAATCCACTGAGCTTTGAACAACCCCAGAATCAAGGCTAAAATGGTTAAAGGTCATTTTAATATGTCTGAAGGCAAACTGGGTACTAAATATTGGTGGTGTCATCAATGGTCAGTTCACAGGCTAtccttcaaaagaaaaattatttacttactCTGGACAACTACATGCATCCCAATAAAATTCTCTACCCAGTGATCTGCCTTGCCCATTGACTCTCATGGCAGTTAACTGAACTTGGGGGAGCTCATCACGAAAGAACTCTCATAGTGGTCTTCTCCATTTAACATGCCATTTAAGTGgttcttaaaaagaaagaaaaggaaaaaaaattgcattgaAGAAGAAGTCATTCTTAAGCATTATCCTTGCTTCAATCATTTGGGGAATTCAACAAAGTTGTAAGCAGGCTAATGAAAGTTGCAAGCTATGATTTATATGCTAtgaaagaaaatcttaaaagcTCTAGGAAAGTTGATTAATTATCTACGTCAAGCAACTTTCATGCCAGGAGATGACACCACAGAACCACAaccacaaagagagagagagagagagagagagtacctcaAAATCATACTATTCCTTTGTCATCTAAGCTGGCATTGTAGTGTCCAAACTTATTCTCTTTGGGTTTCCAATGACGGAAGTAGAAAAATTGATATAGTATCTAAAAGGATAGTTAAGGTTTCTACAAGTGTATCCACAGGATCTTAGGTGGTGCCAGGACTGAACAATCAAAACATCCAACTTTCCAAGCAAACCGCAATCTTCAGTGTTCAATTTTTACACTAAATAAATTCTACCCAAACACATTGTGAGCACATTTTAAGGATACAACTGTATCAAGAAGTAAGCATCCTCCTGCATCCACCAGCCATGGTagatttggtttaattcttGACCAATCCAAGCTGCTTACAagtatgctgcacaaaaagacaAGTAATGCTCCTGTGAGAAATGTGTTAAAGCTCACAACCTAACACCCTAGTATAGAGGTAGTACTTTAGTCGAAGTAAGTAGGCACAAACTGATCAAATAAGGATAGATGATACTAGCCTGGCTATGTAAGTTGCATTTCCAACCAAAGCAAAGATGAACATGAAAGGATTAAGCCCCTGCATATCATGTGAGAAAAgtattatctctctctctctctctctctctctctctcttcatcagCCATGCACACACTATTGTTCctagtttcttttctttttttagcgATGGGGGAGGAGGGTTGCTAGAGCTGTATGTACTACAAGCCGATGATGCTTCATAAGCAATCCTTCTCAAAGCAAAAAGCAGGAGTTTTCCACTTAtattatcataaaattatatgagaaaCTCCAACTAAATAGGTGAGATTAATGCTCACCTCAGCATTGCCCCTTTTAATCTGCAAAAATGGATCAAGAAGTAGAAATAAGTATAATATTATCAACTCTAAAGacttattattgattttaaacaTTAAATCACCAGGTAAATAGAACTCAGGGGACATACCCAAATGGACCAAATATAACTACTTCCACAACAGAAATGGGAAAGTACCGAGATAATTAgtccattatttttctcatctttctGCTAATGTAAACAGAGGTAGCATTTAACCTATTTGTCTTTTAGAAACCCACATGTCACTAAAGCAGGTCAAACCAAAGGTATATACTCACAATCACAGTCCACGCATTTGCCACCAGTTgtgaaaaacaataaaaatttgtgGGATGgaatataccaaaaaaaaacagaagaataCCAGAGTCATCTAAAAGCTGCTTTGAAATGTATAAGTCTCACATTTAAGAAAATCTGAGGAAGCCTTCCACCCATGTATAGAACTGCCATTCCCCAGCCAAGGAAACTTCCAATACTCAGGCtttcttcaaaatcattttcttgcAACAGCCCACCACCTACCTGAAATCCCGTTAACAATTCAAAGATGATTAGTTCTCAATATTTGAAGGTGTTTTCTGTTCAAATATAtttcagaagaaattgaaaacTAAAAGGGAATTTCCCAGTAAAAGGATCCAAGAATCAACAGATACGAAGCCAAGTGTTGTAAGATTTTGGCTTTCTATGTTCACAAGGTACATAACTCATCTTATAGCCCATACCTCATCCACAGCCAAAATAGTCTGCCACCTTACCAGTCTGAATcccaatttttaaataataggcCACTTACTCAACTAGCCTTGGCCCAATAACCAAGTAAACAAAACATTAGAAAAACCGGGAGACCCACCAAACAGAGGACATCTCAAATGAGAAACTGCTATCCAAAGAGTTATTCCATGGTGTAACCTGCTATAATCACGTAAAGGAAACTAAATTACCATTCTGCTTGCCTGCAAAAGCTTTCTGCCTACTTGTATTACAACTCCTTCATTTTGACTTTTGAACACTGAATAAAGTTTGCTGTCCGCTGACCGATGGAAATTGTAAATACCAAGAAAATTCATAACAGAGACCTGaagtagaaaaatattaaaaagattgaTCCCCACAATCAAAATTGGATACTGGTTTAGgtaatctcatctaattataaaattcacCATGAAAAGCTCACCACACAAAGAGTAGTCTTGATGCTTGGTGGCGGAGTAGATTGTCTGGAGTCAAGTCCACGAAGCAAGGGCTCTTCAATAGAATTATGAGCATGAAGAGATGCATAATTCATTCTTTGTGCTAGAAAAGATCCTGCTGTGGGAGTATGACTCCTTGATAGATATCTTGCTGACCTGATGCATATTCGATCAAACTAATTTAGCAATGAGGATTACATTATTGACTGAACCATGTTATGATTCTTAGGAAAATCTACGAAGTAAAACATGTaaaaacttccacacagagagagagagagagagcaaccgaGAACCTTAATCACTTTAAGCAAGAGAAAGATCATAGGGAGTAAAGTGATTATTGTACCCAGTCAGAATAACCGCAACCAGATACAAGTAATGAAGCCCAATTATGATTTCTAGGCAAAAccctaatttaaaaaaaaaagtgtttttggGCAGAACCAGTGTATGCTTTGAAACTCATCTCCTGATGATCATTGAGTTTAAGGGACACTGCAAATTCACTATGGAATTTCTGGATGGCCACACAAAGCTCAAGCTAATTGCAATTTAACATTTATATCAAACATTACTAATACCTTCCAACAACTGAAAAGTTTCACGagtaaaaaataacaaacataCTATAAGGTACATTATTTCTCATATTAGCAGTTAATGGTTTAATCTATGAATCTAGAGGGATAGGTGTATTTTCAAGAATCTAAAGGAGAAAAATCAATTACGTGTAGTACAGTTCTCTTTCAAGAGAACCACTTCGAGGAATTTCTGGAAGAGGAATAGGTGAACTCAAAATGTGTTCTCCACCAAAAGTGTCAGACCCATTACTCCTCTCAGCGTCATTTACTTGTTTCCCACCAATTTCACCATCCCCCGGTATAACTTCTACTGGTGCCACCAACTTGTTAGGCTTTGGATCCTGTGTTACAGATACAAAGTTTTACAGGCATGAGTTCAGAAGAACATCAAAacagaaaatcaaaataagtCAGTAAAGTGCCTTAATAAGTTCACCCAAAAAAGCATTTAGATAGCCACAAgattggaaataaaaaaaaaaaaagaatgtggaTTTACAaacaaagtaagaaaaaaatatgaatctagccCTGAAACTTAACACTTTTCTCCAATAATTTATATCCAAACTGAAGACTTACAATCTCTATAAACTATTACTTTCACCGGTAAACttcatttttaaactttttcttccaaaaaacaaaaaaaaccttcTTCTTTCGTATAAGAAGGTTAAAAATGGCTAACTTATCTTCCACCTAAATTATTCTTGTTCCAATTTCTCAGTTTACAAATCTATTATGTTGTAAAGCTATTAACATTTTAGATTCaaacccaattaaaaaaatcaactatgatatgcaatatttttaattaaaacatggATCATGAAAATCCATTCACAATGAAGTTAGATATGAGAAGAAGTAGGGCAGTATGATTGATATTTCGTTAGTGCAGAATCGCATATGAATATTACAAAGTGATAAATGTTATTCACCAATCATTTAATCATCGTATGTTCATCATCCCTTGATTTGACATCAAAATAGTAGAAAActatttgttatttttcaattaatccCACAAGATACTTTGAAAGAATTCTTAAAGCACAAGAAGCCTTGAATCACTAGAAATCTTCAACCGTTTATTTCAACTGTGATCAGATCTAAAGTGGAGATAATACTCTGAGTTTTGAACTCAGATTTCTTTAGGAACtttaaattcctttttttttgggaggggggtAAATGATCTTCCCAATTGTTGAATAGGATCTTCTCTGTGTAAGTTTAGAGTAAAATACATTGTTAACAGGATTTCCATACAGGCAATCAGTTTCAGCCCTTACTAAAAAGGTTGTTTCTAATATTCCcttacatttcatttttcattaaaatttcaCCAGTTCCCAGTTCCCAGAGCATGGAGCTTTCAGGTTTTTATCAACACATCAGCAAACATAAACTCATCGGAAAGCTTGTGCAAGCTATTGTGAGagaaaagttaataaaattcCAACCTTGTGCTGACTTCTATTGTATTTCAGTTGATGATATATGTGGCCGTAGTATAAGGCCTGTGCAATAAGGATCCCGCAAGTCACTACATATAACTGCAGACCACATAACAAGGAGAACTTCACTCAAAC
This genomic interval from Juglans regia cultivar Chandler chromosome 3, Walnut 2.0, whole genome shotgun sequence contains the following:
- the LOC109008141 gene encoding uncharacterized protein LOC109008141 yields the protein MLAAVVGPQQSQTFFKTSNPTLPQNPNTRFFRANMVPDSVTLTFKAPLLHRFVGFSRRPTTLSGHLNRVPINPVQMSGSRGCASCQSYSYPSRFGHGSLLKNVGLSEMGFRQLGFAHFWVSAVPDGVSVGTGGYGGSGDGNSRGRGEGGGGGDGSDGDGGNNLPLLSWYLALLAKYPVSTKALTSALLTLIGDLICQVVIDQVPSLDWKRTFLFTLLGLVLVGPTLHFWYFYLSRLVTLPGASGAFLRLLLDQFLFSPIFIGVFLATLVTLEGRPSQVIPKLQQEWLAAVLANWKLWIPFQFLNFRFVPQQFQVLAANFVALVWNVVLSFIAHKEIHSK
- the LOC109008117 gene encoding uncharacterized protein LOC109008117 yields the protein MPVCPKDWRCSEAISEHMKYSLLSVRDEVSFTLGLISIIGWSVAEIPQIITNYREKSAEGLSITFLLTWILGDVFNLLGCWLEPATLPTQYYMAVLYVVTCGILIAQALYYGHIYHQLKYNRSQHKDPKPNKLVAPVEVIPGDGEIGGKQVNDAERSNGSDTFGGEHILSSPIPLPEIPRSGSLERELYYTSARYLSRSHTPTAGSFLAQRMNYASLHAHNSIEEPLLRGLDSRQSTPPPSIKTTLCVVSVMNFLGIYNFHRSADSKLYSVFKSQNEGVVIQVGRKLLQASRMVGGGLLQENDFEESLSIGSFLGWGMAVLYMGGRLPQIFLNIKRGNAEGLNPFMFIFALVGNATYIASILVSSLDWSRIKPNLPWLVDAGGCLLLDTVILYQFFYFRHWKPKENKFGHYNASLDDKGIV
- the LOC109008140 gene encoding putative FBD-associated F-box protein At5g56700, with the translated sequence MDLSSAIHNAERPKLSIVDKIDEDERSITDLGDALLGLILSYLPTKDAVKTSVLAKIWQHQWMSISNLEFREEAQDDRALFVNFVERVLLLRESSAITKFFLECGVRYDSSRISSWVSTAVKHKVQELDLRFWEIREPLVLPCCVFTCKSLLQLKIGQLNEIYDLRVPSSVCFSSLKILTLRRVRFPDDYSAKTLLSGCPVLEELNLIGCCWDNVKAVCISGSRLKNLTIKEMCIKNIGICYRHNVDTEFVICGVKLEYFCYSGSLNHDYCFSRSSSAVNVSIESELRDWILHHRAFKLLMGLSYTKSLHVCLCVLVQVLSVSREMFSRLPVFSHLTNLTTHWSIWFYNDLGSREGLVAILHNSPCLESLQLEGEYFDSSYAHEGYEWNLDPVPACFSTHLKTIEISMIYGYKEELYGIKMFLKYATVLKKMTISFDPVGFLAPHLLKRKLEIFERILSFPKGSTSCIIETHFPAITEVRTSDDDMGYME